A DNA window from Lepidochelys kempii isolate rLepKem1 chromosome 9, rLepKem1.hap2, whole genome shotgun sequence contains the following coding sequences:
- the LOC140916910 gene encoding uncharacterized protein: MRDRSYSRDTTQCCMKLKELRQAYQKTRESNRHSGTEPKTYRFYAELHAILGGAATTTPPLSADSDDGVLSAMPDDFLDGEDEEEEDELVESTQHTVLPNSQDLFITLTEIPSQPNEAGEGTSAAANVSSLPPPSQRLSQIRRRKKRTRNDMFSELMQSSGTDRAVWGDTIAEYRTVADEREERWRQEDQRRYKATLGLLRDQTDMLRHLVEVHEWQQDHRLPLPPLLTHPPSSPSSIATSPRRPRTPWGGGSGHQTTPPQWTAQATEGCHSTSFKVAFSCPPPLLPHPILATL; the protein is encoded by the exons atgagggacagaagCTATAGCAGGGACACAacacagtgctgcatgaaacttaaggagctcagacaagcgtaccagaaaaccagagaatcAAACAGacactccgggacagagcccAAGACAtaccgcttctacgctgagctgcatgcaattctagggggggccgccaccactaccccacccctgtctgcggactccgatgatggggtactttCCGCCATGCCTGACGATTTTctagatggggaagatgaggaggaggaggatgagcttgtggagagcacacagcacaccgttctccccaacagccaggatctttttatcaccctgactgaaataccctcccaacccaacgaagccggagaagggacctctg cagctgcaaatgtttcaagcctccctcctccatcccaaaggctatctcagataaggcggcgaaaaaaacgtACGCgcaatgacatgttctctgagctcatgcagtcgtccggcaccgacagagctgtgtggggggacacaatagcagagtacaggacagtggccgatgaacgtgaggagaggtggcggcaggaagatcagaggagatacaaggcaacgctggggctactgcgggatcaaacggacatgctccggcatctggtggaagttcatgaatggcagcaggatcacagactgccgctgccgCCCCTGCTTacccacccaccctcctccccaagttccatagctacctcacccagacgcccaagaacgccgtgggggggaggctccgggcaccaaaccactccaccccagtggacagcccaagcaacagaaggctgtcattcaacaagttttaaagtggccttttcctgccctcctcccctcctcccacaccctatcctggctaccttgtga